A window of Chryseobacterium aquaeductus genomic DNA:
TTCACAGAGGACGAACTTTACCTCGACGCTTTTACCTGATGGAAATACATTGAAATCAGAAACTGAATATCAGTTTAATTGTGCATCAGGAAACTGTTTTGATGAAGTATTTTCGTTACCGAAGAAAATAAAAAACTTCAATAATAATTTGCTGCTCTCACAGGATGAAATTACATATAAAACACTGAATGCGAATCCGAAATCATTAGTGGTTGATGAAGCGAAGAAAACATATTTTAATAATGCAGCTCAATCTTCAAAGTTAAAATTTACACGATATGATTCTTACGGAAATGTAATAGAGTACCAGAAAGAAAACGGTAATTACGTTTCTGTTATAATGGACAGCAAAGGAAGCAAACCTTTAGCAAAAATTGAGGGAATACAATATGACGGACTTGCTTCTTATCTTCCTAATATTCAAAAACCTTATATCAGCAACAGCTCCGATGCTCTGACAAATCAGGCAGACCCTGTTGCTTATGCCAATGCAAAAGATATAGAATTAAGAGGTTATGTAGCGGGGATGAGAAATAATCTCTCCAATGCAATGGTCACCTCATATACATATGATTCTTACGACAGATTAAAGACTGTGACAGCACCTAATCAATCCGTAGAATTTTATCAGTACGATGGATTAGGAAGACTGTTAAATATCAAAGATATGGAAGGTAGAATTTTGAGAGAGTATTCCTATAATTATTCCGCCAATACTAGTACAACATATCCCTTCTTTTTAGAAAAAGAATGTAATGATGTAAAAAAAGTCATGCTGGTCAAAAATAACTGTGCAAATGGACTAACAGGTGATACGTACGTTTATACAGTTCCAAACAATACATATTGTTCATATATAAATTCTACAGATATTAATGATCAAGTTAATGCAGATATTTTGGCTAATGGACAAAATGAAGCTAATGCAAATGGTAATTGTATTGTTATGAATGAATTTGGTTTAACACCTTTATCAACGATACAATTACATACATCCTCCCTGTATTTGAATAATAATTCTGTTTCAGGATACTTTGTCTTCAAACCTATAGTTACAATGAATAGTCATATAGAGACCTATATAGCAAGAGTTCCCGACAATATGAAACCTTCAGCGGAGAGATATTACAGCTATCATCAATTGAGTACTGGAATAGATCGTTATTGGACATTTGTCATTAAAACCAACGGATATATATTCGTATCCATGAATGGTACACCGTTATCAAGCGGAGAATCAATAAGTATAAGTAACTTCCAATACCAAAAATAAAAACACGATGAAAAAAATATTAATCCCGATCAGTGCGATATTTATCGCAGGCTTCTCGCAAGCCCAGCTGACCAATACAGAAAACTATGTACAGACAAGAGTGTATCTTGAGCCTGTTACAGCATCAAGTTCCACCGCAAAACAAGTACAAACCGTACAATATTTCGACGGTTTGGGAAGACCAAAGCAGGTCGTGAACGTAAAAGCTTCTCCTTTGGGAAAAGATGTGGTGTCTCATATAGAATATGACGGTTTTGGAAGACAGGTGAAAGACTTCCTTCCTATTCCGCAATCCGGAACAATGAATGGAGCCATTGTTCCCAATCCGCTTGCGAATGCTACACAGCCAATGATCTACGGTTCGGAGAAAATTTATTCCGAAAAGATTCTCGAAAACTCACCTTTAGACCGAGTTTTCGAGCAGAAACAAGTGGGAAATGCGTGGAGCAACAAACCCGTAAAGTTTGAATATGATGCCAATGTACATGTAGACTATGTGAGAAAATACGAAACCACAACAACATGGGTGGAGGGTAGAACGCAAACTTCTGTTCAGTTGCTTCAGTATTTCTTGCCCAACCAGTTGTATAAAAATACGGTTACCGATGAAGATGGAAACAAAACCATCGAATTCAAAAATGGACAGGGACAAACCGTTTTGGTGAGAAAAGTGCTTTCTGCGGCAGAAAATGCAGACACATATTATGTTTATAATGAATATGATCAGCTAGCGTTTGTAATTCCTCCTTTGGCATCTGCTCCTACTGTAGAACTGTCAACCGTCGAAAATCTTTATTATCAGTATCGTTATGACGGTAGAAATCGTCTGGTAGAAAAAAAGCTTCCCGGAAAAGGTTGGGAATATATGGTGTATGATAAACAGGATCGTTTGGTGGCAACCAAAGATTCTCAGAATGCGTGGCTTTTTACCAAATATGATAAATTTGGACGAGTAATCTATACCGGACAGGCAGACTTGGGAAGCCGAAGCGCAGCACAGAGCAATCTTGATAATCTTTCAGGAACAGCTGCGCCCAATAACGAAGCCAAAAGCACATCTTCATTCAACCACAGTGGGATGGATATTTACTATAGCAATTCGGCATTTCCCACGAATATTATAAAAATTCTGTCCGTCAATTACTACGACACCTATCCCACAGGAAGTCCGGCAATTCCTACTCAAGTTTTGGGGCAGAATGTTTTACCGCAAGATGCTCAAAATTCCAACATCAGTACCAAAAGTTTACCCACCGCTTCCTATGTGAAAAACATAGAGAATGATAATTGGACAATGAACTACACTTGGTATGACACAAAAGGAAGAGCCATCGGTTCTCACAGCATCAATCATTTGGGAGGATTTACCAAAACAGAATCTGAGCTGGATTTTGCAGGGGTTGTGAAGAAAACAAATACTTACCACAGCAGAAGTTCTCAAAGTACTGAGGTTACCGTAAAAGAGAATTTTACTTATGACCCACAAAATAGGTTAGTCACGCATACCCATCAGGTTAACGGCAATCCTGTAGAAATTTTAGCTGAAAACACATACAACGAGCTCGGACAATTAATATACAAAAACATAGGAGGCGGTCTGCAAAGTGCAGAATATGACTACAACATCCGTGGATGGATGACGGGAATCAATAAAAACAATCTATCTCCAAACGGAATGGGAAGTAAATTATTTGGCTACGATATCCGCTACGAAAACCCTACAAACACGGGTATTTCTCCCGCCAGATTCAATGGAAACATTTCGGAAGTCAACTGGATTGCGGCATATCCGCAAACCCACAAAAGATATGTTTACAATTATGATAAACTAAACCGTCTTACGGCAGCTATATTCCTTAATCCTAACTCTACCACTCCGCTCAATCACATGAATGACGAGATTGTGGATTATGATTTAAACGGAAATATTAGGAGCCTCAGGAGAAATGCAGTACCGTTTTCGGGTACTACGCCTGATATGATCGACGATCTAATCTACACTTACAACGGAAATCAACTTGTACAGATAAATGATAAAAGCAACAACCCCACAGGCTATGAAGGAGGCGGAGAAGGAGGGATTGATTATGATGCCAATGGAAATATGCTCAATATGCCTGCCAAGCGAATTAATCAGATCGGTTATAATTTTCTAAATCTTCCTAACGCACTAAAAATTGAAGACTCAAAGAAAAAACTTTTTCATCTTTATCGTGCAGACGGTTCTAAGCTTAAAAAGATATTTAACTATTTGAAGGATGATGGCAATACCTTTACCACCGTTACAGAATACTTAGACGGTTTTCAGTACCTTACGACAATGGGTACCAAGCCCAACGACATAGATCCTATGGAATTTGCCAACGAGCAGGAAGCGTTTATCGAGCAAATATTGGAGGAAGAACCCATTGCTGCCCTTAAGTTTTTTCCTACTGCAGAAGGATTTTATGATTATGAAAATAATCAGTATATTTACCAGTATAAGGATCATTTGGGGAATGTTCGTGTAAGCTACAAAAAAGGTGTAACCGGTTTAGCGGAAATCACTGATCAGAATGATTATTATCCTTTCGGGATGAGTTTCATCAGAAATAATGAGGAACAAGCTTACTTTGGCACAGGTAGTTATAAAAATTACAAGTACAACGGAAAGGAATTGCAGGAGACTGGAATGTATGATTATGGCGCAAGATTTTATATGCCCGATATTGGAAGATGGGGTGTTGTAGATCCGTTGGCGGAGAAATATCAATCTTTTAGCGGGTACAATTATGTTTTAGGCGACCCTATTGCAAATTATGATCCAGATGGAATGCAGGTGGAAAATGACTATAAGTTACTGCAAAATGGACAAGTTGAGTTAATCAAAGAAACTAATGATAAATCCGACACTTTATATGCAACAGATAAAAAAGGCAATGTTGACAAAAGTAAAGGAAGTGTTACCGTAAATAAAGCAAGTGCAGAATCTAGCAGTATTATTGGAGAATTAGCAAAAGGCGGAATTTCTGACAATTCAAGATATCCTTATATGAGTGGAAGAGATGGAGAAAAAGTGTTTCCATTAGGTATAAATAGAGCAAGAACAACCAATGCCTCAGATGCTGCTAATGTTTTTGTATTTGCTGCTAATAATTCTAATGTTGAATGGGGGTTAGCAGGTTATAATACCGGTAATAATATGACTTATACTATATGGACTGGTCATTCTGATGACAGAACTCCAAGCAGTATTCTATATCAAGGTATTTCAAAATTATCTTTTCATATTCATAGTCATCCAGGAGGCGTAACAATTCCATCTCCTAGAAATGCAGCAAACGATGGAGATTATGGACCGGCAGGTGCTATAAATAATATTTTCTATAAAAATGGTGCTTCTTCCTATCCGAGACATTTTGTATATTCTAATCAAGGACATCACTTATGGGAGTACACTCATACATCAGCAGGAGCTCAAAATTATTATCCTGGTAAACCCGGAGTAAATAAACCTATGCCTGTTGGAAGAACAATTAATTTAAAAGCATTAAGAAGATGAGAAAGATTGTATTTTTAGTATTTTTAACGCTTTTGTATTCCTGTAAAAAAGAAGTAAAAAATCCTTATTTTACCTCTGATGAAATTTACGATAAGGTATTGGAAAGTACAGATATCATTCATAAAGAAATATCAAAAACTGATAGATTATTTTATGTTTTAAACAGATATGATACACTGATTATAATGTCAGTAAAATATGAAAACGTTATAAAACCTACTTTCATGATAAAAAAAGAAGGAACATTTTATACGAAGTGTTGCAAAATAATAATAACTGAACCTTATCGCCCTGTATTTCAAATTATAAAACGAACAAATAAACTTAAACAAAATGATGTTGCTACATATCTTGATATGTATGACGGCAATGAATATCAAAAAGGAGTTATGTACAAGATAAAAGATTTAAATCATTTAGAATTAATTGCAAAAGGAGATTTAAGAAAATATTTTTATCCAATAAAAGAATATGAACTAATTCCACCACCACCGCCTAAAGAATATTTAGGAAAGCCTTATAATAACAAACGCTGATATCCTACTGTATAGCTATTTCCTGGATCTTACCCCTCGCTCTGCGAAGTTTGTAACTTCGTAGTGATAACAAAAACCCCATCGCAATTGCGGTGGGTTTTATTTTATAAAGCGACATTTTGTTTTACAAAATCTTTAAACTTTTTATTGGTAAGCATTTTATCGATGATTTTAAAGACGGTGCTTTTATCTTCTTCGTCGAGCTGTTGGATGAGTTCCATTTGTTCGAGAGTTGATTTATCTTCAATTACAATCTCTTTAGGAATTATATTTTCATTGTAATTGATAATCTGATCTGTGGTAAGATTAAAAAGTTTAGCCATTTTACTAAGTTCCGAAACCGTAAGTTCTCTTAATCCTTTTTCAATTTTGGAGTAAGTAGATTTATCTACGCCAATGTGCAAAGCGACTTCCTTTTGCATAAGGTTCTGCTTCTCACGTATCGTTTTAATGTTGTTTGCTAAATCCATAAAACAAAAGTAGAAATAAAATACACTATTTGCAATATGTGGAAAATTAATAAACTATTTAGTTGCTTTTAAGTAAACTAATAAGTATTTTTGTAGTAGAAAAATTAGCAACAAATATTTTCTTCTATGGAAATCTCCGCAATCAAAGAACGTTTAAGTTTATCCGAAGTCCTGAAGCATTACAACTTACAGCCTAAAAACAATATGCTCAGATGTTTTATGCATGATGATAAAACGGCAAGTCTTCAGGTGAATTTAGAAAAGAACTTTTACAAATGCCATGCTTGCGGAAAGACGGGAGACGTCATCCAGTTTATAGAAGATTACGAGACTTCGACAGGCTCAGTCTTGTCAAAACACGAAGCGATCAAGAAAGCTACGCTTTTGGTTGATGGTTCTCGGTTGTCGGTTGATGGTAAAAAGCCAACAACCAACAACAATACAAGAGGTACTGCGGAGAACCTTGGGCGGACTAATTTCTTAGGAGAAAGGTCTGCCCTTTTTTTAGAAAATACGTTCAGTTATTTTAGAAAAGCTTTGTACTGTTCCAATCCTGCAAAACAATATATCGAGAAAAGAAATTTAGACAACTCTATTTTAGAAATTGGTTACAACAGTGGTCAGTTCCATCACGGAGAAAGAAAAAGCGAAGAATTAATAAGAAATGCTTTAGAAGTTGGTTTATTATTAGATAAAGGATTAACCTATACAAATTACAGAAAAACAGGTGAAACCGACAAAGGAGGTTCGCCGAACGAAGAGAGGCAAAAAGGCTACAGTATTTTTGCAAATAAATGTATTGTTTTTCCTTTGAAGAATAAAGAAAACGAAATTGTAAGCTTTTATTTTAGAAGTATTCTTTATCCTTCACCTTTGGGAGGGAGAAACGATGGGGCGAAACATTTTTACTTAAAAAACCGCAGAGGAATTTATCCGGGATATCCGAAATCAGACACTAAAAAACTGATATTAACAGAAGCAATTATAGATTGTGCAAGTTTACTTCAGATAAAAGAAATTAGAGACAATTACAGTCTTATAAGTTGTTTTGGAACGAATGGACTGAATGAAGAGATTTTAACAGCAATAAAAGATCTTCCGGAACTCGAAGAAATTATCTTTTGTTTTGACCAGGATAAAGCAGGAAAAACGGCAGTAGAAAAGTATTCCAAAGAATTTAAAATTTATAATCCAAAATTTAAAATCTCCACCGTCGAATTGCCGAATAATGATGTAAACGAGACTTTGCAGTTACACAGCGAAGAAATATTTGCAGAATTACTGAATAATCGAAAAGATGTTTTTCTTTCAACTGAAGAAAAGAAAGTTGAAAAAATCACAGTTACAGAAGAAAAAAATCTGCGAAAATCTGTGCAATCTGTGGGACTCTTCGGCTACGCTCAGAGTGACAGCATTGACTTTTTACAACAAAAAGATTTACTTCAGAACCTGAATCAATTAATTGAAAAAGCAGGAATCATCGGCGAAGAAAACAGTAGACTTCTACTCTTTTTAATCACAATTAGCTACTTCAACAAAAGCCCATTGCACGGAATTGTACAAGGCTCAAGCGGAAGCGGGAAAACACATATTATTAGTAGGATTGCGGATTTAATGCCACAGGAAGACGTACTGAGATTTACAAGAATTACAGAATCCAGTTTGTATAATTGGGGAGAATTTGATCTGTTCGGGAAAATCATCATTATAGAAGACTTAGACGGTTTAAAGGAAGATGCGTTGTATGCGCTGAGAGAATTAATATCCAATCAAATATTAAGCAGTTTAACGAGTATTAAAGACAAAAAAGGAAATAATAAATCGACCAACAAAATCGTAAAAGGTCAGTTCAGTTCTTTGTCTGCAACAACGAAAGGAGAATTGTATGAGGACAATATGAATCGGAGTTTTATCATTGCTATTAATGAAAGCGAGGAACAGACGGAGAAAATAATATCTTATCAGAACCGCAGAAATGCCGGAGAAGTCGACAAAAGCGAAGAACAAAAAGCGATAAACTTTATACAGAAAATCGTCAGAAACCTAAAGCATTACGAAGTAATTAATCCGTTTGCAACACAAATACAATTGCCAAATAATGTGAAAAATAAGAGACGTTTAAATGAAATGTTTCAAAGTATTATAAAGCAAATTACATTAATCCATCAGTTCCAAAGAGAAGTTAAAAACGGTTTTTTGGTAACAGAAATTGAAGATATTGAGAATGCAGTTGAGATATTATTCGAGAGTATTATTTTAAAGATTGATGAATTGGACGGAAGTCTGAGACAGTTTTTTGAGAAACTGAAGAAAGCATTTAAAGAAGAAAGTTTCACAAGGTTTGATGCAATGGAAGTTACAGGATTTAAGAAAACGCAATTACAGTTCTACCTGAACGATTTAGTTAGATTGGAATATTTAAAACAAATCGGTTTTGCAAACAAAGGATTTAAGTATAAAATATCTTATAGTGATAATATTCAGAAAGTTAGAAAGGATTTAAAAGAAGCTTTTAACAAGCAGTTAGAAGAGCTAAAGAAGAAAAAATAAATTGCCAGTGCGGCTACGCACCGAACACAAGCGAACGCCAAACGGAAGCAAAACGAACGCTAGATTACTGGCAAAGCACGATGAATAAAGGAAAGTTGGCTAGCGTTCGGAAAAACACAAAATATTGAGTAAGCAAAACCATCATAGATGAAATACGAAGTATTCACGAACACCATAAAAAATAATAAACAGTGAGTAATGAAACAATCTTACCATTTAGAAAAGAATTACAGAATTTAGGATATTGCAAAACGGTTATAAACTCCTATCCAAAGCAGATTGAAAAGTTTTTGAAATATACCCGGAAAGAAAATTTTGAAGTACAAAGCAAAGACATTTTAGATTATTACACTTATCTGAAAACGATCATAAGTCCAAGAACCAAAAGACATTTAAGCGACAATTATCTTCACACTATTTTACTGTCAATCAAACTTTACTTCGATTATTTGCAAAGAACCGGAACAATAAAAATAAGTCCTTATCAGCTAAAAATAAAAGCTCCGAAATCAGAAGAAAGAAAAGTATTTACCAAAGAAGAAGTCATAAAATTATATGCAAAAAGCAACAGATTACAGACGATAATATTACACCTATGTTATGCGTGCGGATTACGAAGAAATGAAGCAACAGAGCTAAATACAAAAGATATAGACTTAGAAAATTGTTTGCTATATATCAAGAAAGGAAAAGGTAAAAAAAGAAGAGTAATACCATTTACAAAACAGGTTCAGAAAGACATAGAATTTTTTCTTTCAACTGAAAATAAGACTGAAAATTTATTGAATATTACAGCAATCAGAATCTATTATGAATTTACAAAACTGTTAAAGAAAACAGGATTAGAAAACAAAGGATTTACACTTCATTGTTTACGTCACACAATTGCAACGCAGTTATTAGAGCAAGGAATGGAGCTTGAAAAAGTGAGGGATTTTTTAGGACACGAATATTTAGGAACTACACAGATTTATACAAGAATCAATACAATGTAACAATTTACCAATGTGAAAATGTAGCAATGAAACCATCAACCGACAACCATCAACTAACAACTTTTTTAAGAAATGAATTATCTGAAGGAACAATAAAAACCTATCTCTACGAAATAGAAAAGTTTAAAAAACATTACAGAAATCCTGAGAAACTGAGCTATCAAAATTTAATGGAATATGTAGAATTATTAAGAAAAAACTACAATCCACAAAGTGTAAAAAGAACCATTTATGCGATCAAAAAATACTATGATTATTTAGTAGAAACAGGAAAGATAAAAATCAATATCGTTGCCAATATCAGGATAAAAGACGGTAAAGAAAATCCAATCCAATTACAGGAATTACTCACGGAAAAAGAACTACAAAGGCTTTTAGAACCAAGAGAAGAACGTTATCCGATTTTAGAAAAAAGGAATCAAATCATTATAAGCTTACTCGTTAATCAAGCGTTATTGGTTAGCGATATTGAAAGATTAAAGATTGAAAATTTAGATCTGAAAAATGCAAAGATTAGAATCAGAAAATCAGGAATTACGAACGAAAGAATATTAGAATTAAAAGCAGAACAAATATTATTGTTTTATGAATATTTAAAAGAAGAAAGAGAGATTTTAGGCAACAACCGACAACCAAAAACCAACAACTTTCTTTTAGGAAAACTAGGAACAAAAATTACTGCAGACGATATCAATTATTTAGTATCAACTTACAAGAAAAACTTTACAAAAAAACTTACATCAATCACCATCAGACAAAGTGTTATCAAACTGAAATTAGACCAGGGCGAAAACCTGAGAAAAGTACAATATTTTGCAGGGCACAAAAATGCAGATACAACAGAAAAATACAGAGAAACAGGAATTAATGCGTTACAAACAGCAATCAATCAATATCATCCAATCAAGTAAAAAAATGGAAGTCGGACTCCGACCGCTTGCATTTTGAATAATATCCCGCCCCACCGCTAAAAAAAGACATTTTCCTCCAAAGCTTGTCCGAAGCTTTTCCAACGCTTTAATGCCACAGCAAATTACATAATCGACATTATACGCAAATTGCCAACGCAAAACCGTTGCCTTCCACTCCGCTGAAGCTTCGTTACTGGCAAACCAGCACCATCTTTGCCTATAATGTGAGATTATGCAAAATGCTTTCCTTTGTTCCGTTTTTGAAAAAAACTCCACAGCAACCGCTTTTAGCCACCCGCTTTTCCCGAATCTTTCCAGCCCAAGAAAAAGACTTTTTTGCCAACGCTTCCCGCCCGTTCAAAGGAAAAAATGCGCCACCGCTCCGAAAGTCCTTCGATTGAAATTTTGTCTATAAAACACGGAAATATTAAAATGTGGATAAAGCCGAAGCTTTTCCCAGCACCATTTTACCCACATTTTAACATTTTACAACAACAGCGACAACGGAAAAACGACGATTATTTTTTTCAATTGAAATAAAAAATGTTGCGAAAAAAATCTACAAGAATTTATTTTTTCAACTGAAAAAGAAATATTACTTTTGAAACAGCGAGCAAGCGAAGACGTTCACAGTGTAAAGCCTCGCGCGAGAAGAAGTTGAGTAGGAAGTTTTGGGAAATGTGAGCGGGATTGTACAATTACAAGTACAACGGCAAGGAACTTCAGGAAACGGGAATGTATGATTACGGTGCAAGATTTTATATGCCTGATATTGGAAGATGGGGTGTTGTGGATCCGCTGGCGGAGATAGGTAGACGTTGGTCACCTTATACCTATGCACTTGATAATCCAATACGTTTTATCGACCCTGATGGGATGTGGCCATATCCAGTAACTACACGTTCTTTTGCTCCATTTCCAACATTTGGTGGAGGGTTTTCGGGAGACAGTAGAGGGTATTCTACTTCTAGAGATGTTACATCAAGACTCTCTCATAGTTATGTAATGAATACAGACAATCATACTTATACTAATTATGGAGCAACTTCAAGTCCTTCTTCGCATCCTCATTTAGGGACTGCTACTGCAACGAATGATGTTGGAAATATAAGTAATGCGGTATACACAACAAATACAGATGGAAGTACAACTACATCTTGGACAGCTAAAATGGCAGGGTCTAATCCATTAACTCCAAGTTTAGTTACTCCGTCTATTGATGTTACTACAAATTTTAGCTTAACTGAAAATAAAACAGCAGGAACATTAGGCGTAAGTGTAACTCAGACTGGTGATGCTTTTCCTTCCGCCGAAACTATGATTGGTGATACTGCGGGAAATCAATTAATGGTAGGTGTTAGCCCTGCGGTAGGAAATCCTATTGTAAATTTATTTGGAGATAGCAATCGTCCAATGATGTCAAATAACTTTACAGTTACAATGGACGAAAATGGTGTATTTACAGGAGTACAGCAAGGAGATAAAACATACTCTGTTGGTGATTGGAATAAAATGTATGAATCATCAAACACTGTTAAGATACCAGAGCAACAATATTTGCCTGATGCATCCGGCGCTCCAGTACCTCGTTAAAAATTAATAAGAATATGAAATTATTATATACAAATTGGATAAATATTGTTGGAGTCTTTATAGTATCATTTTTGTTTACCGCAATATTTGACTCTTTAGACCCAAATGTTTCAAGAAATTTTTATCAAGCAGTCATTGCTTCTCTAATAGGTATCCTTCTTTATGGAATGTTATTTTGGATTTGCTTTATCATTGCATTGATTATTTTGGATTTATTTTTAATCGTTTTCAATCAGAAACATTTAGAAATCAAACTGTTTTTAGAATGGATTATAATAAGTTCCCCTTTTATTTATTGGGCAATAAAATATCCTGAACAAAGAGCTTTATATATAGTTGCTGTAGCTACATTTTTTATTACGCAACTCTTAAGAAGAGGATTAATAAGCAAAGCCACTCTGTAAGTCTCCCCGAACGTTGGACAGAATTATACCCTCATTTTGTTTTGCAAAACTATAAAATATTTCATTCTGTTGTTGATGTTGGCAAAATTTGTTGAAAAGGAGAAAACTCGGTGTTGGGATTACCGTCTGACGAGTTTTCCTTTTTCAACAAATACTGCATTGGAGATAGGTTTCACAAGCTTTCATGAGGTCTGTTATTATTGTAATGCTCCATCCAATCAGAAGTTATTTCCCGTACTTCTATCAAATTATTGAAGATTCTTGCATCCAGAACCTCCGTCCTATAGCTTCTGTTGAACCTTTCAATAAAAGCATTCTGAACAGGTTTTCCCGGTTGAATGTACCGAATTTCAATTCTGTGTTTATGACACCAACTCGTGAAAACAGAACTCGTAAACTCGGGACCATTATCTGTTCGTATTGCTTTCGGTTTTCCTCTTTCCTTTACAATCCATTCCAATAGATCGGTCATATGCATTGCTCCAATGGAAAGCCCAACTTCAATCCAAATCGATTCTCTGTTATAATCATCAATAATGTTCAACGTTCTGAATCGTCTTGAGTTAAACAAAGAATCACTCATAAAGTCCATACTCCAAACTTCATTGTATTTTTCAGGAACTTCCAAGTTTTGTCTTTCTCTTGAAGCAAGTCTTCTCCTGCTTTTTCTCAAAATATTCAGTCCCAGTTTCTTGTAAACTCTATATACTTTCTTATGATTCCAACCAAAACCCTCATTACGAAGACTGTGAAACATTTTCTTGAATCCATAGCTGGGATGCTTTTCAGAAAGATGATTCAGGCAATCAATTACGTCCGTATCATCTTTTCTTTTGGGATGATAGTAATAGCTGCTTCGCTCCAAATTCAAAGATTTACACGCCTGCCGAATGTTCATCGGATATTCCGAAACTAGATAAGTGACCACTTCCCGTTTTGTGGCA
This region includes:
- a CDS encoding DUF6443 domain-containing protein produces the protein MKKILIPISAIFIAGFSQAQLTNTENYVQTRVYLEPVTASSSTAKQVQTVQYFDGLGRPKQVVNVKASPLGKDVVSHIEYDGFGRQVKDFLPIPQSGTMNGAIVPNPLANATQPMIYGSEKIYSEKILENSPLDRVFEQKQVGNAWSNKPVKFEYDANVHVDYVRKYETTTTWVEGRTQTSVQLLQYFLPNQLYKNTVTDEDGNKTIEFKNGQGQTVLVRKVLSAAENADTYYVYNEYDQLAFVIPPLASAPTVELSTVENLYYQYRYDGRNRLVEKKLPGKGWEYMVYDKQDRLVATKDSQNAWLFTKYDKFGRVIYTGQADLGSRSAAQSNLDNLSGTAAPNNEAKSTSSFNHSGMDIYYSNSAFPTNIIKILSVNYYDTYPTGSPAIPTQVLGQNVLPQDAQNSNISTKSLPTASYVKNIENDNWTMNYTWYDTKGRAIGSHSINHLGGFTKTESELDFAGVVKKTNTYHSRSSQSTEVTVKENFTYDPQNRLVTHTHQVNGNPVEILAENTYNELGQLIYKNIGGGLQSAEYDYNIRGWMTGINKNNLSPNGMGSKLFGYDIRYENPTNTGISPARFNGNISEVNWIAAYPQTHKRYVYNYDKLNRLTAAIFLNPNSTTPLNHMNDEIVDYDLNGNIRSLRRNAVPFSGTTPDMIDDLIYTYNGNQLVQINDKSNNPTGYEGGGEGGIDYDANGNMLNMPAKRINQIGYNFLNLPNALKIEDSKKKLFHLYRADGSKLKKIFNYLKDDGNTFTTVTEYLDGFQYLTTMGTKPNDIDPMEFANEQEAFIEQILEEEPIAALKFFPTAEGFYDYENNQYIYQYKDHLGNVRVSYKKGVTGLAEITDQNDYYPFGMSFIRNNEEQAYFGTGSYKNYKYNGKELQETGMYDYGARFYMPDIGRWGVVDPLAEKYQSFSGYNYVLGDPIANYDPDGMQVENDYKLLQNGQVELIKETNDKSDTLYATDKKGNVDKSKGSVTVNKASAESSSIIGELAKGGISDNSRYPYMSGRDGEKVFPLGINRARTTNASDAANVFVFAANNSNVEWGLAGYNTGNNMTYTIWTGHSDDRTPSSILYQGISKLSFHIHSHPGGVTIPSPRNAANDGDYGPAGAINNIFYKNGASSYPRHFVYSNQGHHLWEYTHTSAGAQNYYPGKPGVNKPMPVGRTINLKALRR
- a CDS encoding helix-turn-helix domain-containing protein codes for the protein MDLANNIKTIREKQNLMQKEVALHIGVDKSTYSKIEKGLRELTVSELSKMAKLFNLTTDQIINYNENIIPKEIVIEDKSTLEQMELIQQLDEEDKSTVFKIIDKMLTNKKFKDFVKQNVAL
- a CDS encoding CHC2 zinc finger domain-containing protein, which gives rise to MEISAIKERLSLSEVLKHYNLQPKNNMLRCFMHDDKTASLQVNLEKNFYKCHACGKTGDVIQFIEDYETSTGSVLSKHEAIKKATLLVDGSRLSVDGKKPTTNNNTRGTAENLGRTNFLGERSALFLENTFSYFRKALYCSNPAKQYIEKRNLDNSILEIGYNSGQFHHGERKSEELIRNALEVGLLLDKGLTYTNYRKTGETDKGGSPNEERQKGYSIFANKCIVFPLKNKENEIVSFYFRSILYPSPLGGRNDGAKHFYLKNRRGIYPGYPKSDTKKLILTEAIIDCASLLQIKEIRDNYSLISCFGTNGLNEEILTAIKDLPELEEIIFCFDQDKAGKTAVEKYSKEFKIYNPKFKISTVELPNNDVNETLQLHSEEIFAELLNNRKDVFLSTEEKKVEKITVTEEKNLRKSVQSVGLFGYAQSDSIDFLQQKDLLQNLNQLIEKAGIIGEENSRLLLFLITISYFNKSPLHGIVQGSSGSGKTHIISRIADLMPQEDVLRFTRITESSLYNWGEFDLFGKIIIIEDLDGLKEDALYALRELISNQILSSLTSIKDKKGNNKSTNKIVKGQFSSLSATTKGELYEDNMNRSFIIAINESEEQTEKIISYQNRRNAGEVDKSEEQKAINFIQKIVRNLKHYEVINPFATQIQLPNNVKNKRRLNEMFQSIIKQITLIHQFQREVKNGFLVTEIEDIENAVEILFESIILKIDELDGSLRQFFEKLKKAFKEESFTRFDAMEVTGFKKTQLQFYLNDLVRLEYLKQIGFANKGFKYKISYSDNIQKVRKDLKEAFNKQLEELKKKK
- a CDS encoding tyrosine-type recombinase/integrase, coding for MSNETILPFRKELQNLGYCKTVINSYPKQIEKFLKYTRKENFEVQSKDILDYYTYLKTIISPRTKRHLSDNYLHTILLSIKLYFDYLQRTGTIKISPYQLKIKAPKSEERKVFTKEEVIKLYAKSNRLQTIILHLCYACGLRRNEATELNTKDIDLENCLLYIKKGKGKKRRVIPFTKQVQKDIEFFLSTENKTENLLNITAIRIYYEFTKLLKKTGLENKGFTLHCLRHTIATQLLEQGMELEKVRDFLGHEYLGTTQIYTRINTM